Proteins encoded in a region of the Tribolium castaneum strain GA2 chromosome 7, icTriCast1.1, whole genome shotgun sequence genome:
- the Yod1 gene encoding ubiquitin thioesterase Otu1 translates to MSFALRVKTKTGQQVIKNLTPEHTIKDLKRQLCSISQIPEDRLHVLSGFPPKAFALGDDGLELSRSGLKSGDTLILEEKARETAPPLRGHISESVDCPGILMKKVVPADNSCLFSSVYFALNGKLDESGTAAPYMRQVIAETVASDPEMFSEAILGKPNREYCAWIQDDKSWGGAIELAILSNHYGFEIAVVDTINAIINRFGEDQHYTLRIFLMFDGIHYDPLFLESSDGASIQTIFPTDDDKVLQEAQELAREAKSSRQFTDVNKFTLKCMNCNIFLNGQLQAREHAQSTGHTNFGEV, encoded by the exons ATGTCGTTCGCTTTGCGCGTCAAAACCAAAACGGGGCAACAAGTGATCAAAAACCTAACACCTGAGCACACGATCAAAGATTTGAAGCGCCAGTTGTGCTCCATATCGCAGATCCCCGAGGACAGGCTCCATGTGTTGTCAGGGTTCCCCCCGAAGGCGTTCGCCTTGGGGGACGATGGTCTCGAGTTGAGTCGCAGTGGTCTCAAGTCGGGCGATACCCTGATTTTGGAGGAGAAGGCCCGGGAGACTGCGCCCCCCTTGCGGGGCCATATCAGTGAAAGTGTCGACTGTCCGGGGATTCTGATGAAGAAGGTGGTGCCGGCCGACAACTCGTGTCTTTTCAGTAGTGTTTACTTCGCCCTGAACGGGAAACTGGACGAGAGTGGCACGGCAGCCCCCTACATGAGACAAGTGATTGCCGAAACGGTGGCCAGCGACCCCGAGATGTTTTCCGAGGCGATTTTGGGGAAACCCAACCGTGAGTATTGCGCCTGGATCCAGGACGACAAGTCATGGGGGGGCGCCATCGAGTTGGCCATTCTCTCGAATCACTATGGGTTCGAAATTGCCGTCGTAGACACGATCAACGCTATTATCAACCGGTTCGGGGAAGACCAGCATTACACACTTCgaatttttctaatgtttgATGGTATACACTATGACCCCCTTTTTTTGGAATCGTCCGAT GGGGCGAGTATTCAGACGATTTTTCCCACTGATGATGATAAGGTTTTACAAGAGGCGCAGGAATTAGCGCGCGAGGCGAAGTCGAGTCGACAATTCACTGATGTTAACAAATTTACGCTAAAATGCATGAATTGTAATATTTTCCTTAATGGACAATTGCAGGCAAGGGAGCATGCGCAAAGTACGGGACATACGAATTTCGGGGAAGTCTAG